From the genome of Papaver somniferum cultivar HN1 chromosome 2, ASM357369v1, whole genome shotgun sequence, one region includes:
- the LOC113353334 gene encoding pre-mRNA cleavage factor Im 25 kDa subunit 1-like, whose amino-acid sequence MDDQIVDEDDTNSCVVNIYPLRGNYFGSKDAILPKHHIYFDQLQKLKSIYSTNGMRVCVEAVMLVELFKQPHLLVLQMRNSFFKLPGGRLRLGESEIEGLKRKLSNKLSVNGNGVDDNWEVGECLGTWWRSDFETSLCPFLPPHMKSPKECLKLFLVRFPMNKSFVVPKNQKLLVLPLFQVHDNFKTYGQIVSEVPSFLSRFSFNMNNV is encoded by the exons ATGGATGATCAAATAGTCGATGAGGATGACACTAATAGCTGTGTGGTGAACATTTATCCATTAAGGGGTAACTACTTTGGATCAAAAGATGCTATTCTTCCTAAACACCATATCTACTTTGATCAATTACAGAAATTGAAAtccat TTATTCAACAAATGGGATGAGGGTTTGTGTGGAAGCAGTTATGTTG GTTGAATTGTTTAAACAACCTCATTTGCTAGTGTTGCAAATGAGAAATTCTTTCTTTAAGCTTCCTGGTGGTCGATTAAGACTCGGTGAATCAG AGATCGAAGGACTAAAGCGCAAACTCTCAAACAAGCTATCAGTAAATGGAAACGGAGTTGATGACAATTGGGAG GTAGGAGAGTGTCTTGGAACATGGTGGAGATCTGACTTTGAAACTTCCTTATGCCCATTTTTGCCTCCTCACATGAAGAGCCCCAAA GAATGCTTAAAGCTCTTTCTTGTGAGATTTCCAATGAACAAGAGTTTCGTTGTTCCAAAAAATCAAAAGCTTCTGGTATTGCCACTTTTCCAAGTTCATGACAATTTTAAG ACCTACGGCCAGATTGTTTCGGAAGTTCCAAGTTTCCTATCAAGATTTTCCTTCAACATGAATAATGTTTGA